One region of Drosophila subobscura isolate 14011-0131.10 chromosome J, UCBerk_Dsub_1.0, whole genome shotgun sequence genomic DNA includes:
- the LOC117893700 gene encoding ecdysone-induced protein 78C, whose product MQQRRHGHVQQQQQQQQSVAYLWASRVQQHPPPQQWRGEQQLQQQKEESGNKCLTCPPSTGHSILKNPFPYPFEPNAGRGAAESVVNSSVGERVLENVQVFYSVNSANNNTRKLNLILGKLLPQTKEKKQKEQPRQEEVEHLVVGTNLQNKLPASSADCHLSPHTRTRTRTRTRSCCRSRCRCRAPCAPCATAIVHSPPLACSWHHHHHHLKQQQQQQQHLHLHHRCRCRCRCCLCRWCRCRRDALHSTGGGVASASASRVSPASSMLLPYQINQRATLLQQQQQQQQQQKAASSTTLPSHVPGPGAATTPLQQQHHHQHRIFKRDTIQTATTASPLTPQKEQHHRQQLQRLLATAASSTTTAATSRLEFILYTEVYEEDSIAIAPGNSESDSILIQFQFKVEAGGGAAAAVGQRYLLAEIR is encoded by the coding sequence ATGCAGCAGAGGCGGCACGGccacgtgcagcagcagcagcagcagcagcagagtgttgCATACTTGTGGGCGTCCAGAGTGCAACAACATCCTCCTCCCCAGCAGTGGagaggggagcagcagctgcagcagcagaaggaggagagcGGCAACAAGTGTCTGACATGCCCCCCTTCGACAGGGCATTCGATATTGAAGAATCCGTTTCCGTATCCATTCGAACCGAATGCTGGAAGAGGCGCCGCCGAAAGTGTTGTAAATAGTAGTGTTGGAGAACGAGTGTTGGAGAACGTTCAAGTTTTTTACAGTGTAAATAGTGCAAATAATAATACGCGTAAGTTAAATTTAATTCTGGGCAAACTCTTGCCCCAAAcgaaggagaagaagcagaaggagcagccgcggcaggaggaggtggaacatcttgttgttggcacaaatttgcaaaataaattaccaGCATCGAGTGCGGATTGCCACTTAAGTCCCCATAcgcgtactcgcactcgtactcgtactcgtagttGTTGTCGtagtcgttgccgttgccgtgcCCCTTGTGCCCCCTGTGCCACAGCCATAGTCCATTCTCCTCCCTTGGCCTGTTcctggcatcatcatcatcatcatctgaagcagcagcagcagcaacaacagcatctgcatctgcatcatcgttgtcgttgtcgttgccgttgttgtctctgtcgctggTGCCGTTGTCGTCGCGACGCGTTGCACTCGACTGGCGGTGGTGTCGCCTCCGCGTCTGCATCCCGCGTATCGCCCGCGTCGTCTATGCTCTTGCCATATCAAATTAATCAACGTGCTacattgttgcagcagcaacagcaacagcaacagcaacagaaagcagcatcatcaacaacatTGCCATCACATGTGCCCGGGCCCGGGGCAGCAACAACtcctctgcagcagcagcatcaccatcagcatcgTATTTTTAAACGTGATACAATCCAAACAGCGACCACTGCATCACCTTTGACACCGCAGAAAGAGCAACACCATcggcaacaactgcaacgTCTGCTTGCAACTGCAGCCTCCAGCACAACCACCGCTGCCACATCTCGGCTCGAATTCATACTTTACACAGAAGTTTACGAAGAGGACTCGATCGCCATTGCCCCAGGCAATTCCGAGTCAGATTCAATTCtgattcaatttcaattcaaagtCGAAGCAggagggggagcagcagcagctgttggacAGCGATACCTTTTGGCAGAAATACGGTGA
- the LOC117893402 gene encoding mediator of RNA polymerase II transcription subunit 10, translating into MSAPLENLETQLEMFIENVRQIRIIVSDFQPQGQNVLNQKINSLVTGLQEIDKLRNQVQDVYVPFEVFFDYIDQDKNPQLYTKDCVEKALAKNEEVKGKIESLKKFKSNLLLELYKTFPNEMNSYRAYRKDSM; encoded by the exons ATGTCTGCACCGCTGGAGAACCTGGAGACGCAGCTGGAGATGTTCATCGAGAATGTGCGTCAGATTCGCATAATCGTCAGCGACTTCCAGCCGCAGGGCCAGAACGTACTCAACCAGAAAAT CAACAGCCTGGTCACCGGCCTGCAGGAGATCGACAAGCTGCGCAACCAGGTGCAGGATGTGTACGTGCCCTTCGAGGTGTTCTTCGACTACATCGACCAGGACAAGAATCCCCAGCTCTACACGAAGGACTGCGTGGAGAAGGCACTGGCCAAGAACGAGGAGGTCAAGGGCAAGATCGAGAGCCTCAAGAAGTTCAAGTCGaacctgctgctggagctgtacAAGACGTTTCCCAACGAAATGAACAGCTATCGTGCCTACAGAAAGGACTCCATGTGA
- the LOC117893403 gene encoding uncharacterized protein LOC117893403 — METLLCKWILLGSLMICHAYVTFTNLKCVMVDESFGDVKCHIKAVNRTHKYIDLTARLFKGPAENVTVNLKLMRYDHGYKPFFIDLSYDACKFMKNPRNPFVSSFYNTFKKNSNLNHTCPYDVSIL, encoded by the exons ATGGAGACTCTCCTCTGCAAGTGGATTCTATTGGGTTCCCTCATG ATTTGCCACGCTTATGTGACCTTTACGAACCTCAAGTGCGTCATGGTAGATGAAAGCTTTGGAGATGTCAAGTGCCACATCAAGGCGGTGAACCGCACCCACAAGTACATCGATCTCACTGCGCGACTCTTCAAAGGTCCAGCGGAAAATGTCACA GTCAACCTAAAGCTGATGCGTTACGACCACGGCTACAAGCCGTTCTTCATTGACCTCAGCTACGATGCCTGCAAGTTCATGAAGAACCCCAGGAATCCCTTCGTGAGCTCCTTCTACAACACATTCAAGAAAAACTCCAACCTCAACCACACATGTCCCTACGATGTGAGTATTCTATGA
- the LOC117893397 gene encoding protein disulfide-isomerase TMX3: protein MPLLRNANWKWWSLLLGALVLLLLGLRSADGLSSRVLELSDRFIDVRHEGQWLVMFYAPWCGYCKKTEPIFGLVAQALHATNVRVGKLDCTKYPASAREFKVRGYPTIMFIKGNMEFTYNGDRSRDELVDYALRMSGPPVQLVTRTESVDMLKGSHTIFFMFVGQQEGVVWDTYYAAAEGYQEHGFFYATSEDIAAQHFDFEKLPAVIVYKEEHHHFYPHGHVAHEMDPNEVNETIFQWVNVERFTLFPKVTRFNIHQLLKTQKYLVLAVVQEDKLSQIATHELEFRDMVEGVIRKHRPRYHNKFQFGWIGEPSIAHSIILDQLPTPHLIAINSSTQHHFIPDDDPMQMTPQALHLFLESISNESAVAYGGDTYFVRCNRAIFELKRSLKDMWKGNPVLTTVIFGLPLGFLLLIMYSIFCGDCLVTEEEQDEDHEKKE, encoded by the exons ATGCCGCTGCTCCGCAACGCCAACTGGAAGTGGTGGAGCCTCCTCCTCGgtg CTCTggtcttgctgctgctgggactgaGGAGTGCCGATGGCTTGTCCTCGCGCGTCCTGGAGCTGAGCGATCGCTTCATCGATGTGCGCCACGAAGGCCAGTGGCTGGTGATGTTCTATGCGCCGTGGTGCGGCTACTGCAAGAAGACGGAGCCGATCTTTGGGCTGGTGGCACAGGCGCTGCACGCCACCAACGTGCGGGTGGGGAAGCTCGACTGCACCAAGTACCCAGCGTCGGCGCGAGAGTTCAAGGTGCGCGGCTATCCCACGATAATGTTCATCAAGGGCAACATGGAGTTCACCTACAACGGGGACCGGAGTCGCGACGAGCTGGTGGACTATGCCCTGCGTATGTCCGGGCCGCCGGTGCAGCTGGTGACGCGCACAGAGAGCGTCGACATGCTCAAGGGGTCGCACACGATCTTCTTCATGTTCGTGGGCCAGCAGGAGGGCGTCGTCTGGGACACGTACTACGCGGCAGCGGAGGGCTACCAGGAGCACGGCTTCTTCTACGCCACCAGCGAGGACATTGCCGCGCAGCACTTTGACTTCGAGAAGCTGCCGGCGGTGATCGTCTACAAGGAGGAGCACCACCACTTCTACCCCCACGGCCATGTGGCCCACGAGATGGACCCGAACGAGGTGAACGAGACCATCTTCCAGTGGGTGAACGTGGAGCGCTTCACGCTCTTCCCCAAGGTCACGCGCTTCAACATCCACCAGCTGCTGAAGACCCAGAAGTACCTGGTCCTGGCCGTTGTCCAGGAGGACAAGCTCAGCCAGATAGCCACTCACGAGCTGGAGTTTCGCGACATGGTCGAGGGTGTCATCCGGAAGCATCGGCCGCGCTATCACAATAAGTTTCAATTTGGCTGG ATTGGGGAACCCTCCATTGCGCATTCCATCATCCTGGATCAGCTGCCCACGCCGCATCTGATAGCCATCAACTCGAGCACCCAGCACCACTTCATACCCGACGATGATCCCATGCAGATGACGCCTCAGGCTCTGCACCTCTTCCTGGAGTCCATCAGCAACGAGAGCGCCGTCGCGTATGGCGGCGACACCTACTTTGTGCGCTGCAATCGGGCAATCTTCGAGCTGAAGCGTTCCCTCAAGGACATGTGGAAGGGGAATCCCGTGCTGACGACCGTCATCTTTGGCCTCCCGCTgggcttcctgctgctcatcATGTACTCGATATTCTGCGGCGATTGCCTCGtcaccgaggaggagcaggacgaGGATCACGAGAAGAAGGAGTAG
- the LOC117893401 gene encoding programmed cell death protein 5 isoform X1, producing MSDGDLDALRAQRMSQMQSQFVSAGGGGGNDAEKQQAQQEQMRAQEEMKHSILSQVLDQQARARLNTLKVSKPEKAQMFENMVIRMAQMGQVRGKLDDAQFVSILESVNAQMPQSKSTVKYDRRRAAIDSDDDEDYGC from the exons ATGTCTGATGGCGATTTGGATGCCCTACGCGCCCAGCGCATGTCCCAGATGCAGTCGCAATTCGTAAGTGCA ggcggcggcggtggcaacgATGCCGAAaagcagcaggcccagcaggagcagatgcGCGCCCAGGAGGAGATGAAGCACTCGATCCTCTCCCAAGTGCTCGACCAGCAGGCACGTGCCCGCC TCAACACACTGAAAGTGAGCAAGCCGGAGAAGGCACAAATGTTCGAGAACATGGTCATCCGCATGGCCCAGATGGGGCAGGTGCGCGGCAAGCTGGACGACGCTCAGTTCGTGAGCATCCTCGAGAGCGTCAACGCCCAGATGCCGCAGAGCAAGTCGACGGTGAAGTACGACCGCCGCCGCGCGGCCATAgacagcgacgacgatgaggattACGGCTGCTGA
- the LOC117893401 gene encoding programmed cell death protein 5 isoform X2, with protein MSDGDLDALRAQRMSQMQSQFGGGGGNDAEKQQAQQEQMRAQEEMKHSILSQVLDQQARARLNTLKVSKPEKAQMFENMVIRMAQMGQVRGKLDDAQFVSILESVNAQMPQSKSTVKYDRRRAAIDSDDDEDYGC; from the exons ATGTCTGATGGCGATTTGGATGCCCTACGCGCCCAGCGCATGTCCCAGATGCAGTCGCAATTC ggcggcggcggtggcaacgATGCCGAAaagcagcaggcccagcaggagcagatgcGCGCCCAGGAGGAGATGAAGCACTCGATCCTCTCCCAAGTGCTCGACCAGCAGGCACGTGCCCGCC TCAACACACTGAAAGTGAGCAAGCCGGAGAAGGCACAAATGTTCGAGAACATGGTCATCCGCATGGCCCAGATGGGGCAGGTGCGCGGCAAGCTGGACGACGCTCAGTTCGTGAGCATCCTCGAGAGCGTCAACGCCCAGATGCCGCAGAGCAAGTCGACGGTGAAGTACGACCGCCGCCGCGCGGCCATAgacagcgacgacgatgaggattACGGCTGCTGA
- the LOC117893396 gene encoding U3 small nucleolar RNA-associated protein 4 homolog → MTAILNEPPQGGGKQQLHNARFYTIKPRAIESLAYNKLAKCLAVSRESGCIELWNMEYTPYLDRAIHLQAEASVEALAWAGSKRLFSVDLSGKLIEWDVQQLKQRYEHSPTGNALWCIDINQQETELAVGSEEGHINIMSIENNELTYKSLFNKQKGRVLCCKFDKSGKHLVTGSEGCVRIWSVLKGQTLHTMTLSAKDVIVWSLQVLEDNTIVAGDSVGFVTVWNAENGTQVGRQRVLDNNVFALAVNEEEDRLVCSGMEPPLIRVYSKTKIRREESESERWIKFVQRDVHKHCVKSLAMAGPLIVSGGLDGILTISSSERSSERNVAQHAPFLKGSVASMATDARLLLLRYPHSVQLWRLASAVVRPEEEQQERWDQPVGHSEDVVMAKAPQKLLQLKVREKSFIQAAALSPDAQWICYSTLTELRLSRLTLEPLGVQRLEEDLPSQLTPASHILFTEQGKQLLLLDPSTNRLNFFELQQDRVQFRSSLDLSAQLKGTISHLVESPSGGYLAAASSDNLIGVWQLQASGNRQAAKHLLNLPRHRAGTTALALHTGRPRLVAAYADGRLVEYDLAKRAFTCETAEYLIPDTKHFCINGITLDPLNPNIFLVHTEEFMYVLERNKRLFSEDYVVNTKSKKYSDESRKLIAENPHGMRLKLELPRQHLVHVFRLSPDELVNVSITTNNLLASLPQPFQRKKFGSA, encoded by the exons ATGACTGCAATACTAAACGAACCGCCCCAGGGcggtggcaagcagcagctgcacaacGCCCGCTTCTACACGATAAAGCCGCGTGCCATCGAGAGCCTCGCGTACAACAAGTTGGCCAAATGCCTCGCTGTAAGCCG AGAATCGGGCTGCATTGAACTGTGGAACATGGAGTACACGCCATATCTGGACAGGGCTATCCACTTGCAGGCCGAAGCATCCGTGGAGGCCTTGGCCTGGGCTGGCAGCAAGCGGCTCTTCTCGGTGGATCTGTCGGGCAAGCTGATCGAGTGGGAcgtgcagcagctgaagcagcgcTACGAGCACTCGCCCACGGGCAATGCCCTCTGGTGCATCGACATCAACCAGCAGGAGACGGAGCTGGCGGTGGGGTCCGAGGAGGGGCACATCAACATCATGAGCATCGAGAACAACGAGCTCACCTACAAGAGCCTCTTCAACAAGCAGAAGGGCCGCGTGCTCTGCTGCAAGTTCGACAAGTCGGGCAAGCATCTGGTGACCGGCTCCGAGGGCTGCGTCCGCATCTGGAGCGTCCTCAAGGGCCAGACGCTGCACACGATGACGCTGTCCGCCAAGGATGTGATCGTGTGGTCCCTCCAGGTGCTCGAAGACAACACCATCGTGGCGGGCGACTCGGTGGGCTTTGTGACCGTGTGGAATGCCGAGAATGGCACGCAGGTCGGCAGGCAGCGCGTCCTCGACAACAACGTCTTCGCCTTGGCGgtcaacgaggaggaggaccgACTGGTGTGCAGCGGCATGGAGCCGCCCCTGATCCGCGTCTACAGCAAGACGAAGATCAGGCGCGAGGAGTCCGAGAGCGAGCGCTGGATCAAGTTCGTCCAGCGGGACGTCCACAAGCACTGCGTCAAGTCCCTGGCCATGGCCGGCCCCCTGATTGTCTCCGGCGGCCTCGATGGCATCCTCACCATCAGCTCCAGCGAGCGCAGCTCCGAGCGGAACGTGGCGCAGCACGCGCCCTTCCTCAAGGGGTCCGTCGCCTCGATGGCCACCGATGcgcggctcctgctgctccgctaTCCCCACAGCGTGCAGCTGTGGCGCCTGGCCTCTGCCGTGGTCCGacccgaggaggagcagcaggagcgctGGGACCAGCCCGTGGGCCACTCGGAGGATGttgtcatggcgaaggcaccGCAGAAGCTCCTGCAGCTGAAAGTGCGCGAGAAGAGCTTCATCCAGGCCGCGGCCTTGTCCCCCGATGCCCAATGGATCTGCTACTCCACCCTGACGGAGCTGCGGCTCAGCCGCCTGACGCTGGAGCCCCTGGGGGTGCAGCGCCTGGAGGAGGACCTGCCCTCGCAGCTGACCCCCGCCAGCCACATCCTCTTCACGGAGCAgggcaagcagctgctgctcctcgacCCCAGCACCAATCGCTTGAACTTCttcgagctgcagcaggatcGTGTCCAGTTCCGCTCCAGCCTCGACCTCAGCGCGCAGCTGAAGGGCACCATCAGCCACCTGGTGGAGTCTCCGAGCGGCGGCTACCTGGCGGCGGCCTCCTCCGACAACCTGATCGGCGTctggcagctgcaggccaGCGGCAACCGGCAAGCGGCGAAGCATTTGCTGAACCTGCCCCGCCATCGGGCCGGCACCACTGCCCTGGCCCTGCACACGGGTCGCCCCCGCCTGGTGGCGGCCTACGCCGACGGCCGCCTGGTGGAGTACGACCTGGCGAAGCGCGCCTTCACCTGCGAGACGGCGGAGTACCTGATCCCGGACACCAAGCACTTCTGCATCAATGGCATCACGCTCGATCCGCTGAACCCCAACATCTTCCTCGTGCACACGGAGGAGTTCATGTACGTCCTGGAGCGCAACAAGCGCCTCTTCTCGGAGGACTACGTCGTCAACACAAAGTCCAAGAAGTACAGCGACGAGAGCCGCAAACTAATCGCAGAGAATCCGCACGGAATGCGCCTCAAACTAGAGTTGCCGCGTCAG CACCTGGTGCATGTCTTTCGCCTGAGTCCTGACGAGCTCGTCAATGTCAGCATTACGACAAACAATCTGCTGGCGTCGCTCCCACAGCCCTTCCAGCGAAAGAAGTTTGGCTCCGCGTAG
- the LOC117893407 gene encoding uncharacterized protein LOC117893407, with amino-acid sequence MRHDHGYRPFFMNLTFDVCAFFRNLQNENGPKELILRELFQTVKPYTNINHTCPYHHDVEVSKLWTGNLEARFLRYLPLPQGDYSLSLSWYTSSVHRATVKVYFRLTDS; translated from the exons ATGCGCCACGATCATGGCTATAGGCCGTTCTTCATGAACCTGACCTTCGATGTTTGTGCGTTTTTTAGGAATCTGCAGAATGAGAATGGACCTAAGGAGCTGATCCTACGGGAACTCTTCCAGACGGTCAAGCCGTACACGAACATCAATCACACGTGTCCCTACCAT CATGATGTGGAAGTTTCTAAGTTGTGGACTGGCAATCTGGAGGCACGCTTTCTGCGGTATCTGCCATTGCCCCAGGGGGACTacagtctctctctcagctGGTACACCTCCAGCGTTCATCGAGCGACTGTCAAAGTGTACTTTAGGCTGACCGACAGCTAA
- the LOC117893701 gene encoding uncharacterized protein LOC117893701, producing MIRSAVPSKMWRLLVFVLWIALQTICFSHVTFTNLKCTALDEKFMEFPTCQIKAVNRSHKYVDICTKLHRLPIQSAWVKVKFMKFDHGYKPFFIDLSYDACKFLKDKAKHPIAFMFFRSFMNSSNLNHSCPYNHDVIVDKLYTGELETEFSRLIPIPNGDYAIYTDWSTENIPRASVRIYMKILRN from the exons ATGATCCGGAGCGCAGTTCCGTCTAAAATGTGGAGGCTGCTGGTGTTCGTTCTATGGATAGCTCTGCAAACG ATATGCTTCAGCCACGTGACATTCACGAATCTGAAATGCACTGCACTCGATGAGAAGTTCATGGAGTTTCCCACGTGCCAGATCAAGGCAGTGAACCGATCGCACAAGTACGTGGATATATGCACAAAGCTCCATCGGCTGCCCATTCAGTCGGCCTGGGTGAAGGTGAAGTTCATGAAGTTTGACCACGGATACAAGCCCTTCTTCATCGACCTCTCCTACGATGCGTGCAAGTTCCTGAAGGACAAAGCAAAGCATCCCATTGCCTTCATGTTCTTTCGCTCGTTCATGAACAGCTCGAACCTCAATCACTCCTGTCCCTACAAT CATGACGTCATCGTGGACAAACTCTACACCGGAGAGCTGGAGACGGAGTTCAGTCGCCTAATCCCCATTCCCAACGGGGACTATGCCATCTACACCGATTGGAGCACCGAAAATATTCCACGTGCTTCCGTTCGCATCTACATGAAAATACTGAGAAACTAG
- the LOC117894511 gene encoding iron-sulfur cluster co-chaperone protein HscB, whose protein sequence is MRAVVGVFKSALRATNYAAVDRVEGFARPLQLRKFGAAASSPACWNCERKSVLKQHMICSDCGHLQDVDAAINYFELLSFPTNFNLEGQQLTQRFRQLQTLVHPDKFSNKTSREQTNSADWSSLINKAYKTLATPIERGQYLLQLEGQQMPQDNSALNKEFLMAMMERNEEVEEAQDSAALAELNSQIVRELEAMTKKLGSQFEAKDLAGVTGTLVEMKYLLSIQASIKQKQQSLLGS, encoded by the exons ATGCGTGCTGTGGTTGGTGTTTTTAAGAGTGCATTGAGAGCCACAAACTATGCTGCTGTTGACAGAGTTGAAGGGTTTGCTAGaccgctgcagctgcgaaAGTTCGGAGCTGCCGCCTCCTCGCCGGCTTGCTGGAATTGCGAAAGGAAGTCGGTGCTGAAGCAGCACATGATCTGCTCGGACTGCGGACACCTGCAGGACGTGGATGCGGCCATA AACTACTTTGAGCTGCTGAGCTTTCCCACAAACTTCAACCTGGAGGGGCAGCAACTGACGCAGCGTTTCCGCCAGCTGCAGACCCTGGTGCATCCGGACAAGTTCAGCAACAA AACCTCCCGAGAGCAAACCAATTCCGCGGACTGGAGCTCCCTGATAAACAAGGCCTACAAGACACTCGCCACGCCGATAGAGCGCGGCCAGtacctgctgcagctggaggggCAGCAGATGCCGCAGGACAACAGTGCGCTCAACAAGGAGTTCCTCATGGCCATGATGGAGCGCAACGAAGAGGTGGAGGAGGCGCAGGACAGCGCTGCACTCGCGGAACTCAACTCACAGATTGTGCGGGAGCTGGAGGCAATGACCAAGAAGTTGGGCAGCCAATTCGAGGCCAAGGATCTGGCCGGCGTCACGGGCACCCTCGTGGAGATGAAGTATCTGCTGAGCATCCAGGCGAGCAtcaaacagaagcaacaaagcTTGTTGGGCAGCTGA